Proteins from a single region of Pseudomonadota bacterium:
- a CDS encoding RluA family pseudouridine synthase, translating to MSPRCGDRGRGDTLTAREPFELVIRPDEVGCRLDRILVAREPGLSRSTWKRWLVEGRVLVDGTPVRANTRPRTGAVVHVHPPPAEPVELGAEVIALDVLFEDTHLIVIDKPAGLVVHPGPGHATGTLVNALAERLTELVGSDPVRPGIVHRLDKDTSGVMVVAKAHEAQQALRRQFQAHDIERQYHAIARGQVPTKLHLDTLHGRHPVDRKRFTSRLQRGRRAITEVQVLEPLHACALVRCRLQTGRTHQIRMQLAERDHPLLGDPVYGRAPRDPRLRAAALKLGRQALHASTLGFRHPLSGRYLEFASELPHDLRVALDALRR from the coding sequence TTGAGTCCAAGATGTGGTGATCGCGGACGCGGAGACACGCTGACTGCGCGGGAGCCCTTCGAGCTGGTTATTCGCCCCGACGAGGTGGGCTGCCGGCTGGATCGGATCCTGGTCGCACGCGAACCCGGGCTGTCGCGTTCCACCTGGAAGCGTTGGCTTGTCGAGGGCCGCGTTCTGGTCGATGGAACACCCGTTCGGGCGAATACCCGGCCTCGCACCGGTGCTGTCGTGCACGTGCATCCACCGCCAGCCGAGCCTGTGGAGCTCGGCGCCGAGGTCATCGCGCTCGACGTGCTGTTCGAAGACACCCACCTCATCGTGATCGACAAGCCGGCCGGACTCGTGGTCCATCCCGGCCCAGGACACGCGACGGGCACGCTCGTCAATGCGTTGGCCGAGCGGCTCACGGAGCTGGTTGGCAGCGATCCGGTGCGTCCTGGCATCGTGCACCGACTCGACAAGGACACTAGCGGCGTGATGGTCGTAGCGAAAGCCCACGAAGCGCAGCAGGCACTTCGCCGCCAATTCCAGGCCCACGACATCGAACGCCAGTATCACGCGATCGCGCGTGGTCAGGTGCCGACGAAGCTACACCTCGATACACTCCACGGCCGTCACCCGGTGGATCGAAAGCGCTTCACCTCCAGACTGCAGCGAGGCCGGCGTGCCATAACCGAGGTGCAGGTCCTGGAGCCGCTCCACGCGTGCGCCTTGGTGCGCTGCCGTCTGCAGACCGGACGCACGCACCAGATTCGAATGCAGCTTGCCGAGCGCGACCACCCTCTGCTGGGCGACCCGGTCTACGGGCGAGCGCCCAGGGATCCGCGCCTGAGGGCAGCGGCGTTGAAGCTCGGTCGCCAGGCCCTACACGCCAGCACCCTTGGCTTCCGCCACCCGCTGAGCGGCCGCTACCTGGAGTTTGCCAGCGAGCTGCCGCACGACCTGCGGGTCGCGCTCGACGCCCTGCGTCGCTAG
- a CDS encoding DUF72 domain-containing protein gives MIFVACAGFPVATSRYFREFMAVEINQTELGIPGGGTVRRWQRECPEGFGFSVLAPGTLSKAGFSVDKTNTETVKTIAQLARTLAAVAVVYRAGDEFAASKPNRTKLRRFALALPRLMGTRGPRPVLDLQAWSVQDVLATIKDAPVSVAVDPLTDQLDHSGTPAGRLSNTVLYLRLPGPSGYRSRYTDDHVDRAMAYARASKAKKVFVVFRNIDMYVNAQRGMSALSSG, from the coding sequence ATGATTTTCGTAGCTTGTGCGGGTTTCCCGGTGGCGACGAGTCGCTACTTCCGGGAGTTCATGGCGGTGGAGATCAACCAGACCGAGCTCGGCATTCCCGGCGGAGGGACCGTGCGCCGCTGGCAACGGGAGTGCCCCGAAGGCTTTGGTTTCAGCGTGTTGGCACCGGGAACCCTCTCGAAGGCCGGCTTCTCCGTGGACAAGACGAACACCGAAACGGTCAAGACTATCGCGCAACTTGCGCGCACCCTGGCCGCTGTGGCGGTCGTGTACCGTGCCGGCGACGAATTCGCCGCGAGCAAGCCGAATCGCACCAAGCTGCGCCGATTCGCGCTTGCGTTGCCTCGCCTCATGGGCACGCGTGGACCCCGGCCTGTGCTGGACCTACAGGCCTGGTCCGTGCAGGACGTGCTGGCTACGATCAAAGACGCCCCCGTCAGCGTGGCCGTGGATCCGCTGACGGACCAGCTGGATCACTCAGGGACCCCGGCGGGGAGGCTCTCGAACACCGTTCTTTATCTTAGGCTGCCCGGGCCGTCCGGTTATCGGTCCAGGTACACCGACGACCACGTCGATCGTGCCATGGCGTATGCGAGGGCCAGCAAGGCCAAGAAGGTCTTCGTGGTGTTTCGGAACATCGACATGTACGTGAATGCTCAGCGCGGCATGTCGGCGCTGAGTTCGGGTTAG